The following proteins come from a genomic window of Athalia rosae chromosome 1, iyAthRosa1.1, whole genome shotgun sequence:
- the LOC105689023 gene encoding guanine nucleotide-binding protein subunit beta-2, translating to MGKDDAETTKLKQELEDLINKCKEDQKKQQDTTLAEACSGVADAPKVKLSTKKMLKGHINKVNSVHYSGDSRHCVTGSLDGKLIIWDTWTGNKVQVIPLRSAWVMSVAFAPSGNFVACGGMDNMCTVYDVNNRDATGAAKITRELLGYEGFLSSCRFLDDKTIITGSGDMKICMWDLEAGKKTTDFNAHNGDVVSISLAPDGQTYVTGSVDKTCKLWDMREEKARQTFFGHEADVNSVCYHPSGQSFVTASEDKTARLWDFRSDQQLALFKPPNSNPGFTSCGLSMSGRFIFCGSDDNSIHIWDTLKVQHNGVLAGHENRVTSLSVAGSGMAVASCSWDQHVRVWV from the exons atgggtaaAGATGACGCCGAGACGACCAAACTCAAGCAAGAACTGGAGGACTTGATCAACAAATGCAAA GAAGACCAGAAGAAACAGCAAGATACAACTCTGGCCGAAGCCTGCAGCGGAGTTGCTGATGCTCCGAAAGTAAAACTCTCGACGAAGAAGATGCTCAAAGGTCACATCAATAAGGTCAATTCCGTTCATTATAGCGGAGACAGCAG ACATTGCGTAACGGGATCTCTGGatggaaaattgataatttggGATACATGGACCGGAAATAAGGTGCAGGTAATTCCACTGCGTTCTGCCTGGGTGATGTCTGTGGCCTTTGCACCTTCAGGTAATTTCGTAGCTTGCGGAGGAATGGACAATATGTGCACCGTCTACGACGTCAACAACCGAGATGCCACTGGGGCTGCAAAAATCACCCGCGAACTGCTAGGCTACGAAGGTTTTCTCTCATCTTGCAGATTCCTCGATGATAAAACCATCATCACTGGATCTGGAGACATGAAAAT ATGCATGTGGGACTTGGAAGCGGGAAAAAAGACTACAGATTTTAATGCACACAACGGTGATGTGGTAAGCATCAGTTTAGCACCTGACGGTCAAACTTACGTTACGGGTTCTGTAGACAAGACTTGTAAGCTATGGGATATGCGAGAAGAAAAGGCCAGGCAGACTTTCTTTGGACACGAGGCTGACGTGAATTCGGTTTGC taTCATCCATCTGGGCAAAGTTTTGTAACGGCATCCGAGGATAAAACTGCACGGCTTTGGGACTTCCGTTCTGACCAACAATTAGCTCTTTTCAAACCACCAAATTCAAATCCTGGATTTACATCTTGTGGATTATCAATGAGTGGTAGATTCATATTCTGCGGTAGTGACGATAACTCAATTCATATATGGGACACATTGAAAGTTCAGCATAATG GCGTATTAGCTGGACACGAGAACAGAGTGACTTCTTTAAGCGTCGCGGGAAGTGGAATGGCTGTAGCAAGCTGCTCTTGGGATCAACACGTCAGAGTTTGGGTCTAA